A genome region from Lactobacillus sp. ESL0791 includes the following:
- a CDS encoding tRNA (cytidine(34)-2'-O)-methyltransferase: protein MTNHVVLYEPLMPANTGNIARTCAGTNTVLDLIEPLGFQIDNKKMKRAGLDYWDKVEVHRHDDLAAFLKSLGKNDELYLISKFSSKNYSDVDYTAPDKNYYFVFGKETTGLPETFMREYYDRNLRIPMSDNIRCYNLANSVAMVLLEALRQQGFPNMETSHHYSNDKLKDNYNRPERYERILGEKR from the coding sequence ATGACAAATCATGTTGTGCTGTACGAGCCATTGATGCCGGCCAATACGGGGAATATTGCCCGTACCTGTGCCGGGACGAATACGGTTCTCGATCTAATTGAGCCGCTGGGCTTTCAAATTGATAATAAAAAAATGAAGCGGGCCGGGTTGGATTATTGGGACAAGGTTGAAGTGCACCGGCATGACGATCTGGCTGCCTTTCTGAAATCATTAGGTAAAAATGATGAGTTATATTTAATTTCAAAATTTTCCTCGAAGAATTATTCAGATGTTGATTATACGGCTCCTGATAAGAATTATTACTTTGTGTTCGGAAAGGAAACCACGGGCTTGCCGGAAACCTTTATGCGCGAATACTATGATCGCAACCTGCGGATTCCGATGTCGGATAATATCCGCTGCTATAACTTGGCTAACTCGGTGGCAATGGTTCTGCTTGAGGCACTGCGTCAGCAAGGCTTTCCCAACATGGAAACGAGCCACCATTACAGCAATGACAAGTTAAAAGACAATTACAACCGTCCCGAAAGGTACGAAAGAATTTTAGGAGAAAAAAGATAA
- a CDS encoding DUF1149 family protein: protein MDFEKETPVMVQAFHYDMNEESEVKDKVNFGLKKVTRQNDDGTVDEGEDGNYFEITVIFDVAPAPGDFSVSGVITQIVQLKDYFGDGSDLDKTDYKLLSRPLVEYIETLTYEVTQVALDKPVNLNFTANF from the coding sequence ATGGATTTTGAAAAAGAAACACCAGTGATGGTCCAGGCGTTTCATTACGATATGAACGAAGAAAGCGAAGTAAAGGATAAAGTTAATTTTGGCCTGAAAAAAGTCACCAGGCAAAATGATGACGGCACAGTTGACGAAGGTGAAGATGGCAATTATTTTGAAATAACGGTTATTTTTGATGTGGCGCCCGCACCAGGAGATTTCTCTGTCAGCGGTGTGATCACCCAAATTGTGCAGCTGAAAGATTATTTTGGCGACGGCAGCGATTTGGATAAGACGGACTACAAATTGCTGAGCCGGCCACTTGTGGAGTATATTGAAACGCTGACTTATGAGGTTACCCAAGTGGCGCTTGATAAGCCGGTCAACTTAAACTTCACGGCTAACTTTTAG